TTAAGCATGGCTATATATACCTCTAAGGGCGAAATATTAGATAACCTCTTAGCACACGGAGCAAATGTTAACGCCAGAAGTATATATAATAATGATATTATTGCTCTTCCTATAGCAGCAAAATTTGGAGATGTTAACACATTTAAAAAGCTTTTCTCCCATGGAGCATATATTGATGTTAACAATCTATTACTAACTGTCCTTAGTTATGGAAAGACGGATATAGCTCGATTTTTAATTGAAGAGAAAAATGCTAATATTAATTTTAAAAACATCGCCTTTTGTAATACTTCTTTCATTTTTGCTATGTTCCACAAACGCTTTGATATTGCCGCGTTACTTATAGGCAAAGGAGCTGATGTTAATGCTACAAACCCGCAGGGCGAAACAGCTTTAGAACGAGCCTTGAGTTATACAAATAGAGTTGAACCTTACTTACTTGAGCCAAAGCAGTTATTACATCTCACTCAATTAATTAAAATGCTATTATCTCACCCAAAGCTTATTCTCACCTCAGAAGCTAAACAAAAGCTTTTAACATGGGTTAATGATATAAAAGTACACCCAAATGAGCGGCTTGAAGGCCAACAGCATTTAGAAGCCTTAAAAGCTTTAAATCAAGCAGAGCAGCTTATACAAGAAATAAAAAGAATAGCTCAAGGAGACCAGCTAAAAATAAGAGAGGATACAGGTGCATCTTCTGCTCAACAGCCGCTAGTAACTCCTGTTACCATATCTATCACCGATGAAAGTGCTCAAGAAATGCAACCAGAAACAATACCGGGTATATCTCTTAGCCAGCAACCTATAAGCAGCTCAACTACCAATTCTGTTACCATACCTATCACCGATGAAATTGCTCAAGAAATAATACCTGGTACATCCCTTATAAGCAGTCCAACTGCCACTACCAATCACGTCATCCCACCATTATTAACTAATAATGGCACTGATCCGGTTCATGCTCATAACCCTGTAAAAGATCTCGGTTTTCTACAAACAGCAAAAAACAAGCTTGTTGCCTTAGCTACCAAAGAAAATGCTCTTCATGCTCTCAAATACTTAGGATATGCAGCACTAGCAGTAGCAGGCTTAATGGTGATTACCGCTGTTGGACGCAGGTTTGCTCCTGAAGGTACCAGCAAAGTATTAGGTACTGTAACATCTATTCCTAAAAAAGCTTTAGAAGCTTTGACATCTGCATTTAATAGCAAAGCAACCGACCTAGCAGCAACTAAAAAATCCGTAGAAACAATTATGACTTACAATAGATAATAAGAGCTCACGGAAAAAATTAAGCCCTAATTATAGATTCACTATAATTAGGGCTTAATGCTTAGTAGACTAATAAATTTAAACGGCCACCGTTTTTTTCTTAAAAAGTCTTAGCAAAATTACAATTAAACTTCCTATACAAGCAGCTATCGGTATAACTGTAATAGCTAATTTATAATTTTGTGCTGGGGTATTATAATAATCAAAGGCTATAACATTACCTATAACAGTATGGAAAAATGTACCACCCATCATATTAATGCAATTTAAAAATGCCACGGTAATACTTCTAAGTTCAAAGCTTACGAGCTTACTGCCTACTGACAATACTAATACTTGATAGCAAGACATTATACCAAAAGTAATCATCAAACCGGTTAAAGTAATATTATGATAAGAGATTTTAAAGATAATTGCATAGATTAACGCCATCACAATTCCACTTAGAGCAATAGTGTTAATTTCTGAGTTAATCATTTTGGCAAAGTAGGCAAGCAATGGACCGCCTAAAATCATTCCCATATAAATTAAAGAGGTCATAGTGGCAGCTTCTGCTTTTTCTACTCCAAAATGATATTGAAAAAAATTCACCCCCCATACATCCGCCAACCCTTCTAAAGTACCCACCAATAACAAATTAGCAATAGCGAGCATTAAGATTTGCGGATTAGAAACTACTTGTTTAAGATTTTTAAGCACTGGGTCTTGTACAGCCTTGTAATTCTTAGGTAGCTTAAATAGCACTAAAATTAATATAGCGATGACAGCTCCTACTATAGCAATAGCACTAAATACATTTTGATATCCATATTTAGCAATTAAATCATTAACAGGTCTGCCTCCATATATTGCTCCAAGTAAGCCAAAGGTAAAGCTAAAACCTATCATCTTAGCATAAGCTTCTTTAGGAAAATATATTTGAACAATCTTTGAAACACCTAAAAAACCTGCAGCAGAACCAAACCCTACAAAAAATCTTCCGAGTATCACCATCCACCATTCACTAGCATTACCAGATAAAAACATACCCATTGAGGCAATAATAATACAAGCAAAAATTACATAATTAGGGCGAAACCTATCCAGGATTACGGCTATAGGAATTTGCATCCCGGCATAACCTAAATAGTACATTGCAGACATCACCCCAATACTGGAAGATGTTACTTTATAAGTATCAATTAATTCATTGATCACAAGACCAGGCGCAAGTCTCATTATAAATTGAAACCCAAAAAACATTATAGTTAAAAACCACATAAAATATGGTAATATTCTTTGATTATTGTTATGCATTATTTTATCCAGTTAAGTTATTTAGTTGACTAATTTTCAAAAAATAATTGAATAGGACAATGATGCAGATAGAACAAACTATCCACTATAATGATACTAATAATTATATTGAAACTTACTTGTTAAATTAATATGTCATACTCAATAACTTATTAAATTCGGGCAAAATATTAAATAAATATTATTACAATAGCAAGCTAAAATATTACAATAATAAGCTAAAGTTTAGTGAAATTAAAAAACACTTTAATCGGTTAAATTAAAAATCTTATGGATCAACTCGAAAGATCAATAGCTACCGACCCATTACAATCATGTTGGGTTAATGCTTCTGCAGGAAGCGGTAAAACTAAATTGTTAGTGGATCGTATACTTAGGTTAATTTTAAGTAATAATAAACCTAATAAAATTTTAGCCATTACTTTTACTAATGCCGCCGCAAGCGAGATGAAAGAGCGAATTATTCACAAAATACAATCTTTAAATAAACTTGATGATAATTTACTCAAAACCACCCTGAAAGAATTATATATCGAAGATGCTGAATCTAACTTTACTGCTTATAAACAAATTATTACTTCCACTAATCAGCTTATTTTAGAAGATCCGAGTATTTTAAAAATACAAACTATACATAGTTTCTGCCACAATCTCATCAAGCAATTTTGCTTAGAAGCTGGGCTTAATCCTGATTTTAAGCTTATTGATAACATCTCATATCAAACGCTTCTGAAAGAAGTAAGCACTTCAATTATCTTAAAAACTTCTGATGACACGGAGCTCAAGCAAGCCTTATCTTATTTAGGGCAAGTTATTAGCTTTAGCGAATTAGATGAAGTGATTTCACATATTATTACCTCAATAGATAATTTTAATTATATATTTGATCATTATGGAAGTTTAGATAATTGTACAGCTTACTTAAAAGAATACCTGCAACTAAATACCGATAAAGATCTTCGTGTCTTTACCGAGCAGTTTATTAAAGAATTGATTACTACTCAAAAAGACGTCATTATAAAGCTTGCCACCCAAATTTTAACTTACGATAAATCAAGCAATAAAGATATAGAAAAAGCTCAAAAGTTAATCAGCTTTGTTAACAGCTCAGACCCCCACTTTTTTGATTATATCTATTTATTTTTTACACAAACCATCACTCCTCAAAAACAAGTTTTTAGCAAGAAAGTAATCAGTGAAATTGGTGGCCTAGAACAATTCATTGATTTCCAGCAAGCACACTGTGAGGAATTTTTGCTAGAATGGAAAAAACTACGCTCATTCCATCATACCAAAACCTTACTTACTTTGGTTTACCATATTACCCAGCAGCTAAATCACCTAAAATCTAAAAATAACTTATTAGATTTCAATGATCTGATTAAGCACACGACTAAGCTACTAAATGACCCGGCATATGCCTGGATAAATTTTATAATATATAATCAAATTGATCATATTTTAGTTGATGAAGCTCAAGATACCGCTCCTCTGCAATGGCAAGTAATCCTTAAATTATTTGAAGAAAATTTTAGCGGTAATTTTGACCAAGCATTACCAAAAACTCTGTTTATAGTTGGAGATGAAAAACAATCTATTTACAGCTTCCAAGGAGCAGATGCAGCTATTTACTTCCATGTTAAACAGCGGCTAAAGCAACATTTTTCTCAAGCAGGCCTACATCTCCATGATCTTACGCTACAATACTGCTTTAGGAGCACTAAAGAAGTGCTCCACTTAGTAGATCAATTTACTAACAATCCTTGCTACCATCAATCTCTTACCTATCAAGAGACCGCTATTAAACATTTAGCTTTTAGGCCGGAAGGTGGGCTAGTGACCCTTTGGCCCTTAATTAACTATCGACCTTTAGAGGAGGAGGCAGAATTACAATGGCCTGATCCGTTAAAATTTACTCCTCATTACTCCTCTCATCAAATTTTAGCTAAGTTTATTGCAGAGCAAATTAAAGAATGGCTTGATAGCGGGAGAATTCTGCCTAATCATAACAGACCGGTAGCTGCCCAAGATATAATGATCTTAGTAAGAAAAAGGAATGAATTATTTTATGAGATTATTAATGAACTAAATAAGCTATCTATTCCTAACAGCGGGGTAGATAAGTTTAAACTTAAAGAGCATATTGTAACCAAAGATATTTTAGCATTACTTAAATTTATTTTACTTCCCATTGATGATTTGAATCTCGCTTGTTTATTGAAGTCTCCTTTCTTTAATTTAAACGAAGACCAATTAATAGAACTTTGTATAGAGCGCGGTAGTAATTCATTATGGGATTATCTAAAGGATACCCAAAACAGCAAATGGCAGCAATTATATTATCAGCTTAATTATTTTTGTAATCATGAGCATAAGTACAGTCCTTATAAGCTTTTAAGCAACATTTTTGTTACCAATTTAACCTACCAAAGCTTCTTTCAAAGAATGGCAAAACAATCATGGCAAATTATCCAGCAGATTATAAACCTAGCAGAAATTCATGATTATCAATTTGGCCTTCAGCAATTTGTTTATTTTCTAGATAATAACGAAATTGAAGTAAGCTTTAAAAATAACGATCATGCAGTACGTATACTTACTATACATGGATCTAAAGGTTTAGAATCCAATATCGTCATACTTGCTGATACTTGCCAACTACCTAACAATCATCAGAATAAGTTTGTGTGGAAAAATGATAGCTCTCCGTTTGTTTTCTGGAAGGAAGCATCTAAATTTAGACTGGAACAAATAAATGAATTAAACGATAATATTAATCATCAGCTATATGACGAATATTTAAGGTTATTATATGTTGCTATCACTAGAGCCCGTGATGAATTATACATAGCTTCTTCTATTAATCAGCAAACTACCAATGATAACTCATGGTATAAAATCTTAGAGCCAGCTTTTAAATCCTTAAACACAACAGGCAACCAACAAATAAACTCAGAAACCTTAACTAGATTTAACTTATCTACCAACATTCTATCCTATGGACAAAATCAATTTGATTATCGTCCGTTCAACACTGAACACGCCACGCCTAATAATCGTTTAATTACTTCTGTTAAAGAATTTATCAAGCCTACAAAAGAAGAAAAACCATCAGAACATACTAAATTAGGTACATTGCTTCATAAAATTTTAGAATATGCAGATTCTTTAGATAATAATCAAAAAATTATTGCTTTAATTGAATATTTTGAGCCCCTGGCAGACAATAATTTAAAACAAATTGTTATTAATATTCTTGCTAAAATTGATAAATTAGCAGAATTAAAGGCATTATTTTCCTTACCATCATTTAAGGAATACCCTCTTATTTTTAATAATAATGGCTCTGACATTTCTATAAGAATTGATAGATTAATTTTTGCACCGGATCATATTATTATTCTAGATTTTAAATTAACTAAAAATGATCTTCTCTTAGACTCTTACCTTAAACAATTAGATTTATATCAAATAGCCATCAGTGCAAAATTTGCTAATTACGCAATTAAAAAAGCTATTTTATGGCTTACCGAAAGTGAATTGGAGTATATTAATTAATTAGTTATCAAAATCCATTCATTACTAGATGTATTATAGCTGTTACATACAACATTAAAGCCTAAGATCTAACATATCCACTTTATCTATGGATACACCGAGCCAGATAATTTAGGTATTTACTCTTTACTAAATTTCATTCCGGCAAGAAACAGACTAACTAGAAAAACAATAAATCAGAAACATCTAAGTATTAATAGAAGAAACCATAAGTTTTTAGCCTATCAGTTATTGCCAATGTGGTTATTAATATTATTAACCACACCGCGCCATACTAAGCCAAGAGCTCATCTAACAGACTTATCCAAAAATAGAAATAC
This window of the Rickettsiales endosymbiont of Stachyamoeba lipophora genome carries:
- a CDS encoding ankyrin repeat domain-containing protein, with the protein product MSSSSSASVLDNSANIQLIKAFIQNLDNNQNKLPTLQIIKNLSKEELLTNVIWNHDEHNSPCSLLEYLLEEQETLLHFHDEDRIEMLSALLENEFFAQLLQQIDQTKYNQQHNLEAEDDQDVEDLEDNEIAEQLKSLTDFIRQLVANFCNNSSPIVQNGIIQIPSPQRKPLQHLYDLCTLYGLELTDLTDRQNPYHERLINANVALSKLIRSIHHNTNQENFINQFNKLLAQGANLNLITNYENALSMAIYTSKGEILDNLLAHGANVNARSIYNNDIIALPIAAKFGDVNTFKKLFSHGAYIDVNNLLLTVLSYGKTDIARFLIEEKNANINFKNIAFCNTSFIFAMFHKRFDIAALLIGKGADVNATNPQGETALERALSYTNRVEPYLLEPKQLLHLTQLIKMLLSHPKLILTSEAKQKLLTWVNDIKVHPNERLEGQQHLEALKALNQAEQLIQEIKRIAQGDQLKIREDTGASSAQQPLVTPVTISITDESAQEMQPETIPGISLSQQPISSSTTNSVTIPITDEIAQEIIPGTSLISSPTATTNHVIPPLLTNNGTDPVHAHNPVKDLGFLQTAKNKLVALATKENALHALKYLGYAALAVAGLMVITAVGRRFAPEGTSKVLGTVTSIPKKALEALTSAFNSKATDLAATKKSVETIMTYNR
- a CDS encoding MFS transporter, translating into MHNNNQRILPYFMWFLTIMFFGFQFIMRLAPGLVINELIDTYKVTSSSIGVMSAMYYLGYAGMQIPIAVILDRFRPNYVIFACIIIASMGMFLSGNASEWWMVILGRFFVGFGSAAGFLGVSKIVQIYFPKEAYAKMIGFSFTFGLLGAIYGGRPVNDLIAKYGYQNVFSAIAIVGAVIAILILVLFKLPKNYKAVQDPVLKNLKQVVSNPQILMLAIANLLLVGTLEGLADVWGVNFFQYHFGVEKAEAATMTSLIYMGMILGGPLLAYFAKMINSEINTIALSGIVMALIYAIIFKISYHNITLTGLMITFGIMSCYQVLVLSVGSKLVSFELRSITVAFLNCINMMGGTFFHTVIGNVIAFDYYNTPAQNYKLAITVIPIAACIGSLIVILLRLFKKKTVAV
- a CDS encoding UvrD-helicase domain-containing protein, whose translation is MDQLERSIATDPLQSCWVNASAGSGKTKLLVDRILRLILSNNKPNKILAITFTNAAASEMKERIIHKIQSLNKLDDNLLKTTLKELYIEDAESNFTAYKQIITSTNQLILEDPSILKIQTIHSFCHNLIKQFCLEAGLNPDFKLIDNISYQTLLKEVSTSIILKTSDDTELKQALSYLGQVISFSELDEVISHIITSIDNFNYIFDHYGSLDNCTAYLKEYLQLNTDKDLRVFTEQFIKELITTQKDVIIKLATQILTYDKSSNKDIEKAQKLISFVNSSDPHFFDYIYLFFTQTITPQKQVFSKKVISEIGGLEQFIDFQQAHCEEFLLEWKKLRSFHHTKTLLTLVYHITQQLNHLKSKNNLLDFNDLIKHTTKLLNDPAYAWINFIIYNQIDHILVDEAQDTAPLQWQVILKLFEENFSGNFDQALPKTLFIVGDEKQSIYSFQGADAAIYFHVKQRLKQHFSQAGLHLHDLTLQYCFRSTKEVLHLVDQFTNNPCYHQSLTYQETAIKHLAFRPEGGLVTLWPLINYRPLEEEAELQWPDPLKFTPHYSSHQILAKFIAEQIKEWLDSGRILPNHNRPVAAQDIMILVRKRNELFYEIINELNKLSIPNSGVDKFKLKEHIVTKDILALLKFILLPIDDLNLACLLKSPFFNLNEDQLIELCIERGSNSLWDYLKDTQNSKWQQLYYQLNYFCNHEHKYSPYKLLSNIFVTNLTYQSFFQRMAKQSWQIIQQIINLAEIHDYQFGLQQFVYFLDNNEIEVSFKNNDHAVRILTIHGSKGLESNIVILADTCQLPNNHQNKFVWKNDSSPFVFWKEASKFRLEQINELNDNINHQLYDEYLRLLYVAITRARDELYIASSINQQTTNDNSWYKILEPAFKSLNTTGNQQINSETLTRFNLSTNILSYGQNQFDYRPFNTEHATPNNRLITSVKEFIKPTKEEKPSEHTKLGTLLHKILEYADSLDNNQKIIALIEYFEPLADNNLKQIVINILAKIDKLAELKALFSLPSFKEYPLIFNNNGSDISIRIDRLIFAPDHIIILDFKLTKNDLLLDSYLKQLDLYQIAISAKFANYAIKKAILWLTESELEYIN